One window of the Clostridia bacterium genome contains the following:
- the fliP gene encoding flagellar type III secretion system pore protein FliP (The bacterial flagellar biogenesis protein FliP forms a type III secretion system (T3SS)-type pore required for flagellar assembly.) encodes MDVPGRGRACGTGPAAPRLERHPDRPAQGGRRADVTITIGGSNGLVPALQIILFLTALALVPAVLVMMTAFTRILVVLSFVRTAVGAGQVPPNAVIIGLALFLTIFVMAPVGQAIYQQAWVPFRAGQIDQATALRRAEGPARDFMLKQTRESDLALFWRLSGHTGQVRREDVPLTALVPAFAISELKTAFEMGFIIYIPFLVIDMVVASTLMSMGMLMLPPVLVSLPFKVLLFVLVDGWHLVAQNLVQGY; translated from the coding sequence GTGGATGTCCCTGGACGAGGCCGCGCGTGCGGAACCGGTCCTGCCGCGCCTCGATTGGAGCGCCATCCGGACCGCCCTGCGCAGGGGGGGCGCCGAGCGGACGTGACGATCACGATCGGCGGCAGCAACGGCCTTGTGCCGGCGTTGCAGATCATTCTCTTCCTCACGGCTCTCGCGCTGGTGCCGGCCGTGCTCGTCATGATGACGGCGTTCACCCGCATCCTCGTCGTCCTGTCCTTCGTGCGGACGGCGGTGGGCGCCGGCCAGGTGCCGCCGAACGCCGTGATCATCGGCCTGGCGCTGTTCCTGACGATCTTCGTCATGGCGCCGGTGGGACAGGCCATCTACCAGCAGGCCTGGGTGCCCTTCCGCGCGGGCCAGATCGACCAGGCCACCGCCCTGCGGCGAGCGGAGGGGCCCGCACGGGACTTCATGCTGAAGCAGACTCGGGAGAGCGACCTCGCGTTGTTCTGGCGGCTCTCCGGCCACACGGGCCAGGTGCGGCGGGAGGACGTGCCGCTCACGGCGCTGGTGCCGGCGTTCGCGATCAGCGAGCTCAAGACGGCGTTCGAAATGGGTTTCATCATTTATATTCCGTTTCTCGTGATCGACATGGTCGTGGCCAGCACGCTCATGTCCATGGGCATGCTGATGCTTCCGCCGGTGCTGGTGTCGCTGCCGTTCAAGGTGCTGCTGTTCGTGCTCGTCGACGGCTGGCACCTGGTCGCGCAGAACCTGGTCCAGGGGTATTAG
- the fliR gene encoding flagellar biosynthetic protein FliR has product MDGLLSVSLDRWLVFWAVVARVSAVVATAPVYGAAFVPGVLRVGLALAVSYALWPSVAAPAPPSDLWGAAAFVLGEAVTGLAIGLMSRMAFAAVQAMGSLLDLDLGFGAANLLDPASEQPLPLLANFMNLFATVVYLLSNAHYVLFAAIADSFRLLPVGAWTAPSFARPVLDAFVASFLTAVQLAVPILAASFLVTVALAVLSRAVPQLNVFLIGLPVKSAVGLAGLSLLLPIYAGMMRRIFPADAAAILGPLGGS; this is encoded by the coding sequence GTGGACGGTCTCCTGTCGGTCTCGCTGGACCGCTGGCTGGTGTTCTGGGCCGTCGTGGCGCGCGTGAGCGCGGTCGTCGCCACCGCGCCGGTGTACGGAGCGGCCTTCGTCCCCGGCGTGCTCCGGGTGGGCCTGGCGCTGGCCGTGAGCTACGCCCTGTGGCCGTCCGTCGCCGCTCCGGCTCCGCCGTCCGATCTGTGGGGCGCCGCGGCGTTCGTGCTCGGCGAGGCGGTGACGGGGCTGGCCATCGGGCTCATGAGCCGGATGGCGTTCGCGGCCGTGCAGGCGATGGGGTCGCTCCTGGACTTGGACCTCGGGTTCGGCGCCGCGAACCTTCTCGACCCGGCGTCGGAGCAGCCGCTGCCGCTTCTCGCCAACTTCATGAACCTCTTCGCGACCGTCGTCTACCTGCTCTCCAACGCGCACTACGTCCTCTTCGCCGCCATCGCGGACAGCTTCCGCCTCCTGCCCGTCGGCGCGTGGACGGCGCCCTCGTTTGCGCGGCCGGTGCTGGACGCCTTCGTGGCGTCGTTCCTCACCGCGGTGCAGCTGGCCGTGCCGATCCTGGCCGCGTCGTTCCTCGTGACCGTGGCCCTCGCCGTGTTGTCCCGGGCCGTGCCGCAGCTGAACGTGTTCCTGATCGGCCTTCCGGTCAAGTCGGCCGTCGGTCTCGCCGGCCTGTCCCTGCTCCTGCCGATCTACGCGGGCATGATGCGCCGGATCTTCCCCGCGGACGCGGCGGCGATCCTGGGCCCGCTGGGAGGGAGTTGA
- the flhA gene encoding flagellar biosynthesis protein FlhA: MARVWSSAGRFGASDLILAAAVVVVVLMMVIPLPAGILSLLISLNIAVSLAILLATTYLTDPLELSVFPSLLLVTTLYRLALNVSSTRLILLQGDAGEVIRKFGEFVVGGNPVVGFIVFLILVLIQFLVITRGAERVAEVAARFTLDAMPGKQMAIDADLNAGLIDDQEARRRRREIEREADFYGAMDGASKFVKGDAIAALVIIGINIVGGFAVGMWQHGLSWNDALLKYTLLTVGEGISAQIPALLISTATGIVVTRAASAENLGEEMRAQVLTRRRPLAIAAATLGVLGLVPGLPKLPFFILAGVLGFAAWRMKEPGPAPQAPGEAAVAAPAPTTPEQAAALVAVDPMEIELGYSLLPLAEGEHGGELMARIGAIRRQVATDLGLVLPLVRVRDNVQLAPQEYVVKVRGVSVGRGELYLDRFLAIDPGGVQDEFPGIPTREPAFGLPAMWIRAEDRDRAESAGYTVVDPASVLATHLMEIVKRHAADLLTRQEVKAMLDVLRDRSPAVVDEIVPGILPLGTVHRVLQNLLRERVPIRDLVTILEALADAGQQTKDADALTETVRAALARQISAALPVEQGYLPVVALAPEVEDELARAATSEGAVDPQRLQEIRKKAHDAIQRVRAEGIRPVVLCSPGVRLAFRRLIERQHADVPVLAYHELAGDISVKAVQVVD; the protein is encoded by the coding sequence ATCGCGCGCGTTTGGTCGTCGGCGGGGCGCTTCGGCGCGAGCGACCTCATCCTCGCGGCCGCGGTCGTGGTCGTCGTCCTGATGATGGTCATCCCGCTGCCGGCCGGGATCCTCAGCCTTCTGATCTCGCTCAACATCGCCGTGTCGCTCGCCATCCTGCTCGCGACGACGTACCTCACGGACCCGCTGGAGCTCTCCGTCTTCCCGAGCCTTTTGCTCGTGACGACGCTCTACCGGCTCGCGCTGAACGTGTCGAGCACCCGGCTCATCCTTCTGCAGGGCGACGCCGGCGAGGTCATCCGCAAGTTCGGCGAGTTCGTCGTCGGGGGCAACCCGGTCGTCGGATTCATCGTCTTCCTCATCCTTGTCCTCATCCAGTTCCTCGTCATCACGCGCGGCGCCGAACGCGTGGCCGAGGTCGCCGCGCGGTTCACCCTCGACGCCATGCCGGGCAAGCAGATGGCCATCGACGCGGACCTGAACGCCGGCCTCATCGACGACCAGGAGGCGCGCCGCCGCCGCCGGGAGATCGAGCGCGAAGCCGACTTCTACGGCGCCATGGACGGCGCGAGCAAGTTCGTCAAGGGCGACGCCATCGCGGCCCTCGTCATCATCGGCATCAACATCGTCGGCGGGTTCGCCGTAGGCATGTGGCAGCACGGGCTGTCGTGGAACGACGCCCTTCTGAAGTACACGCTCCTGACCGTCGGCGAGGGCATCTCCGCGCAGATCCCGGCGCTCCTGATCTCCACGGCGACGGGCATCGTCGTCACGCGGGCCGCGAGCGCGGAGAACCTCGGCGAGGAGATGCGCGCGCAGGTGCTGACCCGCCGGCGCCCGCTGGCGATCGCCGCCGCCACGCTCGGGGTGCTTGGGCTGGTTCCGGGCCTGCCGAAGCTGCCGTTTTTCATCCTCGCCGGCGTCCTGGGCTTCGCGGCGTGGCGGATGAAGGAGCCGGGCCCGGCGCCGCAGGCGCCCGGCGAGGCGGCCGTCGCCGCGCCGGCGCCGACGACGCCGGAGCAGGCCGCGGCGCTGGTGGCCGTCGACCCCATGGAGATCGAACTCGGGTACAGCCTCCTGCCGCTCGCGGAAGGCGAGCACGGCGGCGAGCTCATGGCGCGCATCGGCGCCATCCGGCGGCAGGTGGCGACGGACCTGGGCCTGGTCCTGCCGCTGGTCCGCGTCCGCGACAACGTGCAGCTCGCCCCGCAGGAGTACGTCGTGAAAGTGCGCGGCGTGTCCGTGGGGCGCGGCGAGCTGTACCTCGACCGCTTCCTCGCGATCGACCCCGGCGGCGTGCAGGACGAGTTCCCCGGCATCCCGACCCGGGAGCCGGCTTTCGGCCTGCCGGCCATGTGGATCCGCGCCGAGGACCGCGACCGCGCCGAGAGCGCCGGGTACACGGTCGTCGATCCGGCGTCGGTGCTCGCCACGCATCTCATGGAGATCGTGAAGCGCCACGCCGCCGACCTCCTCACCCGGCAGGAGGTCAAGGCCATGCTCGACGTCCTTCGTGACCGTTCGCCGGCGGTCGTGGACGAGATCGTCCCGGGCATCCTGCCGCTCGGCACGGTGCACCGCGTCCTCCAGAACCTCTTGCGTGAGCGCGTGCCCATCCGGGACCTGGTGACGATCCTCGAGGCGCTCGCCGACGCCGGGCAGCAGACCAAGGACGCCGACGCCCTGACCGAAACGGTGCGCGCGGCGCTCGCGCGGCAGATCAGCGCCGCGTTGCCGGTGGAGCAGGGGTACCTGCCCGTGGTCGCCCTTGCGCCCGAGGTCGAGGACGAGCTGGCCCGAGCGGCGACGAGCGAGGGCGCCGTCGACCCGCAGCGCCTGCAGGAGATCCGGAAGAAGGCGCACGACGCCATCCAGCGCGTGCGCGCCGAAGGCATCCGCCCCGTCGTGCTCTGCTCGCCGGGCGTGCGGCTGGCGTTCCGGCGGCTGATCGAACGCCAGCACGCCGACGTGCCGGTGCTGGCGTACCACGAGCTCGCGGGCGACATCTCGGTGAAAGCCGTTCAGGTGGTGGACTGA
- the flhB gene encoding flagellar biosynthesis protein FlhB produces the protein MDLQLFAEERRFPATPKRRREARRRGQVAHSGDLSAAVVLLGVAAVAQWWAPAAARRVAAFAVHLWSTPVGGIWDGQAPYGVLAAATSAFLGAAAPLLAAGALVGAAVGVAQSGFGFSLLAAAPQWSRVNPLAGIGRLFSSRSLVELVKSLLKLAVVGALTYASVARTISAMPVWLESGVGGAMVQVAQATVTLIWRLGLAFLVLAAADYAYQRFMHEQSLRMTRQEVREETRESEGDPQLRARIRRRQREIARRRMLHDVRHADVVVTNPTHYAVALRYRPGIEAAPVVVAKGKGWLALRIRELARAHGVTVMEDPPLARALYAGTRVGQAIPIELYQAVAQVLAYVWRLKGKVS, from the coding sequence GTGGACCTGCAGCTCTTCGCGGAGGAGCGGCGTTTCCCCGCCACACCGAAGCGCCGGCGCGAGGCGCGGCGGCGCGGCCAGGTGGCGCACAGCGGCGACCTCTCGGCGGCCGTGGTCTTGCTCGGCGTGGCGGCCGTCGCCCAGTGGTGGGCGCCGGCGGCGGCGCGGCGGGTGGCCGCGTTCGCCGTGCACCTCTGGTCCACGCCGGTCGGCGGGATCTGGGACGGCCAGGCCCCGTACGGTGTGCTGGCCGCGGCCACGAGCGCGTTCCTGGGCGCCGCGGCGCCGCTGCTCGCGGCCGGGGCGCTGGTCGGGGCAGCTGTGGGCGTGGCCCAGTCGGGGTTCGGCTTCAGCCTCCTCGCGGCGGCGCCGCAGTGGTCGCGCGTCAATCCGCTGGCCGGCATCGGCCGGCTGTTCTCCAGCCGCTCGCTGGTCGAGCTCGTGAAATCCCTGCTGAAGCTGGCCGTCGTGGGCGCGCTCACCTACGCAAGCGTCGCGCGGACGATCTCCGCCATGCCGGTGTGGCTGGAAAGCGGCGTCGGCGGGGCGATGGTCCAGGTGGCCCAGGCGACGGTCACGCTGATCTGGCGGCTCGGCCTCGCGTTCCTCGTGCTCGCCGCGGCGGACTACGCCTACCAACGCTTCATGCACGAGCAGAGCCTGCGCATGACGCGCCAGGAGGTGCGCGAGGAGACGCGCGAGTCGGAAGGCGACCCGCAGCTCCGCGCGCGCATCCGCCGCCGCCAGCGGGAGATCGCGAGGCGCCGCATGCTGCACGACGTCCGCCACGCGGACGTCGTCGTCACGAACCCGACGCATTACGCGGTGGCCCTCCGCTACCGGCCCGGCATCGAGGCGGCGCCGGTGGTCGTGGCCAAGGGGAAGGGCTGGCTGGCGCTGCGCATCCGGGAGCTGGCGCGCGCCCACGGCGTCACGGTGATGGAGGACCCGCCCCTCGCGCGGGCGCTCTACGCCGGCACGAGGGTGGGCCAGGCCATCCCGATCGAGCTCTATCAGGCCGTCGCGCAGGTGCTGGCCTACGTCTGGCGCTTGAAGGGGAAGGTGTCGTAG
- the fliQ gene encoding flagellar biosynthesis protein FliQ, whose amino-acid sequence MTDGMVIQLSRDAMMTGLLVAAPVLGIGMVVGLLVSLFQATTQINEQTLAFVPKILAMLGALALFGPWMLHVLVDYTTRVWNLLPVLGGGA is encoded by the coding sequence ATGACCGACGGCATGGTGATCCAGTTGTCGCGCGACGCGATGATGACGGGGCTCCTCGTGGCGGCGCCCGTGCTCGGGATCGGCATGGTGGTGGGGCTCCTCGTCAGCCTCTTTCAGGCGACGACCCAGATCAACGAGCAGACGCTCGCCTTTGTGCCGAAGATCCTGGCCATGCTCGGGGCGCTGGCGCTCTTCGGCCCCTGGATGCTGCACGTGCTCGTCGACTACACCACCCGGGTGTGGAACCTCCTGCCGGTTCTGGGCGGCGGGGCGTAA